One window of Atribacter laminatus genomic DNA carries:
- the iorA gene encoding indolepyruvate ferredoxin oxidoreductase subunit alpha yields the protein MLGNEAIARGAYEGGVQVGSGYPGTPSSEILEYLSQYKEVHSRWCPNEKVALEVAAGVAIAGGRVLVTMKHVGLNVAADPLMTISYTGVRGGLVIVVADDPGMHSSQNEQDSRNYAKFAKIPFLEPADSEEARIFTKEGFIISEKFDTPIMIRSTTRVSHSRSVVFPQERIHFTPFPYQKDAEKYVMIPAFARKRRVALEKRLEVLRGWVEESDLNRIEMRDPQFGIITGGVLYNHVREVFPQASILKIGIGYPLPYQTISDFVRKVKNVVVVEELDPFWETEIKAAGIPVEGRNRIPGIGEITPDVLKVAFGVPQPVPSIDDLNQYIFPRPPVLCAGCPHRGVFRILSELKITVTGDIGCYTLGVMPPISSIDSCICMGASISNAEGFKLTHPELTVGAVIGDSTFIHSGIGPLLDAVYNQTNIIVFILDNRITAMTGGQNHPGTGITLMGEKTSALDIEELVKALGVKEVHHFSSFDILHFRSLLKEVIKKNSGPTVFILSEPCQLIRKKGNKNFYQVDPNLCRLCKKCLQLGCPAIRLDGERVQIIAEYCRACGVCSQICQFNAIKEEYQS from the coding sequence ATGTTAGGAAATGAAGCAATTGCCAGGGGTGCCTATGAAGGGGGTGTTCAGGTTGGTTCTGGTTACCCAGGAACTCCCAGTAGCGAAATTCTTGAGTATCTCAGTCAATATAAGGAAGTCCATTCAAGGTGGTGTCCAAATGAAAAAGTTGCTCTCGAGGTAGCTGCTGGAGTAGCTATAGCAGGAGGACGAGTTTTAGTCACTATGAAACACGTTGGTCTAAATGTTGCTGCTGATCCATTGATGACAATTTCTTATACAGGAGTGAGAGGAGGGCTGGTTATAGTCGTTGCCGATGATCCAGGGATGCATTCTTCTCAAAATGAGCAAGATAGCCGTAACTATGCAAAGTTTGCCAAAATACCTTTTTTAGAGCCAGCAGATAGTGAGGAAGCCCGGATTTTTACAAAGGAAGGGTTTATTATAAGTGAAAAATTTGACACTCCAATTATGATTCGTTCAACCACCCGAGTTTCACACTCTCGATCAGTTGTATTTCCTCAGGAACGAATTCATTTTACACCTTTTCCTTATCAAAAAGATGCAGAAAAATATGTTATGATTCCAGCATTTGCCAGAAAGCGAAGAGTTGCTCTTGAAAAGCGCTTAGAGGTATTAAGAGGTTGGGTAGAAGAATCAGATCTAAATCGTATTGAAATGAGAGACCCTCAATTTGGAATAATCACTGGAGGAGTCCTCTATAATCATGTTCGTGAAGTATTTCCTCAAGCTTCAATATTAAAAATAGGAATTGGTTATCCTCTTCCTTATCAGACGATATCAGATTTTGTCAGAAAAGTTAAAAATGTAGTGGTTGTTGAAGAATTGGATCCTTTTTGGGAAACTGAAATTAAAGCAGCCGGCATTCCGGTTGAGGGGAGAAATCGAATTCCAGGAATTGGTGAAATCACCCCCGATGTTCTAAAGGTAGCATTTGGAGTACCTCAACCCGTACCGTCAATTGACGATTTAAATCAATATATTTTCCCCAGGCCACCTGTATTGTGTGCTGGTTGTCCTCATCGGGGAGTATTTAGGATTCTTTCCGAACTGAAAATTACCGTTACAGGGGATATCGGATGCTATACCTTGGGCGTTATGCCGCCAATTTCATCTATTGATTCCTGTATTTGTATGGGGGCATCAATTTCAAATGCTGAAGGTTTCAAGTTAACTCATCCAGAACTGACCGTTGGAGCGGTAATTGGTGATTCAACATTTATTCATAGCGGGATCGGCCCTCTTTTAGATGCAGTATATAACCAAACCAATATTATAGTCTTTATTTTAGACAACCGCATTACCGCAATGACTGGGGGGCAAAATCATCCTGGAACGGGAATAACTTTGATGGGAGAAAAAACCTCAGCACTCGACATTGAAGAACTGGTAAAAGCTTTAGGAGTGAAAGAGGTTCACCATTTTAGTTCATTTGATATTTTACATTTCCGATCGCTCCTGAAGGAAGTAATAAAAAAGAATTCTGGACCAACCGTTTTTATTCTCAGTGAGCCTTGTCAGCTTATTCGAAAAAAAGGAAATAAAAATTTCTATCAAGTAGATCCAAATCTCTGTCGGCTTTGTAAGAAGTGCTTACAATTAGGTTGTCCGGCAATACGACTCGATGGCGAACGAGTTCAGATTATCGCTGAATATTGTCGTGCTTGTGGTGTTTGTAGTCAGATATGCCAGTTTAACGCAATTAAGGAGGAATACCAATCATGA
- a CDS encoding MBL fold metallo-hydrolase — MSNNVRVEVYTLGDLMTNCYCLYNSNEALLIDPGGPSQELVEFITSKNLTLRYIINTHGHFDHINGNDFFKNYFPFAKIIVYEADVAYLNHPDLNLSVEFFRPYQSPEPDILIRGKKELFELFDEEVYFYHSPGHTPGSMCLSFPKQKWLFCGDTLFSGSIGRTDHPGGSFQEILESLTMIMQCFDDETRVFPGHGPETTIENEKKMNPYVLEYVNCIS, encoded by the coding sequence ATGAGTAACAATGTAAGAGTCGAAGTCTATACCCTCGGTGATTTAATGACCAATTGTTACTGTCTTTATAATAGCAATGAAGCTCTCCTCATTGACCCTGGTGGCCCTTCTCAAGAGTTGGTCGAATTCATAACTTCTAAAAATTTAACTTTAAGATATATTATTAATACCCACGGTCATTTTGATCATATTAACGGAAATGATTTTTTTAAAAACTATTTTCCCTTTGCCAAGATAATAGTTTATGAAGCTGATGTGGCCTATCTTAACCACCCTGATCTAAACTTATCGGTAGAATTTTTTCGACCTTATCAATCGCCTGAACCGGATATTCTAATTCGAGGAAAAAAAGAACTTTTTGAACTGTTTGATGAAGAAGTTTACTTTTATCATAGTCCTGGCCATACACCGGGAAGTATGTGTTTATCCTTTCCTAAACAAAAATGGCTTTTTTGCGGAGATACACTTTTTTCTGGTTCAATAGGAAGAACCGATCATCCGGGGGGTTCATTTCAGGAGATCCTTGAATCCCTGACCATGATCATGCAATGTTTTGATGATGAAACCAGAGTTTTTCCTGGTCACGGCCCGGAAACAACGATTGAAAATGAGAAAAAAATGAATCCGTATGTCCTTGAATACGTGAATTGTATTAGTTAA
- a CDS encoding adenine phosphoribosyltransferase, translating into MDLASIIRNIPDFPKAGIQFKDITTLLKNHDAFRQAVDSLYHLFKDQEVDIVVGIEARGFILGSVVAYLLDAGFVPVRKKGKLPAAVRSKTYDLEYGSATLEMHLDAIEKNQKVVIIDDLLATGGTVRAVCEMIEEAGGEIAGIAFLIELESLQGRKAIDKYQVYSLIKLD; encoded by the coding sequence ATGGATTTAGCCTCTATTATTCGTAATATTCCTGATTTCCCAAAAGCTGGAATTCAATTTAAAGATATAACAACTTTATTAAAAAACCATGATGCTTTTCGCCAAGCTGTCGATTCGCTCTATCATCTTTTTAAAGATCAAGAAGTGGACATCGTTGTTGGGATAGAAGCCCGAGGTTTTATTTTAGGTTCTGTCGTTGCCTATCTTTTGGATGCCGGATTTGTACCGGTTCGAAAAAAGGGAAAGTTACCTGCAGCAGTTAGATCAAAGACTTATGATTTGGAATACGGCAGTGCCACCCTGGAAATGCACCTGGATGCCATAGAAAAAAATCAAAAAGTGGTGATTATCGATGATTTGCTGGCAACAGGTGGGACAGTCCGTGCCGTGTGTGAGATGATTGAGGAAGCCGGCGGAGAGATCGCCGGAATCGCCTTTTTAATAGAGTTAGAGTCTTTACAGGGGAGAAAAGCTATCGATAAATATCAGGTTTACTCTTTGATTAAGTTAGACTGA
- the dtd gene encoding D-aminoacyl-tRNA deacylase, whose translation MKALIQRVNKAQVLIDGKIVGKIGKGMVVFLGVGKNDNSLDIDFMVRKIPQLRIFDDVQGKMNICLKEIQGEILLISQFTLYGNCRRGLRPSYDEAAAPLEAKKLYDQVAQNLRDQNITIAEGVFGAMMQVELSNDGPVTILLDSKERRKA comes from the coding sequence GTGAAAGCGCTTATTCAAAGAGTGAACAAAGCACAAGTTTTAATTGACGGGAAGATAGTTGGAAAAATTGGGAAAGGAATGGTGGTATTTTTAGGAGTTGGTAAAAACGATAATTCACTAGACATAGATTTTATGGTGAGAAAAATTCCTCAGCTTCGAATATTCGATGATGTTCAAGGAAAAATGAATATCTGTCTAAAGGAAATCCAAGGCGAGATTCTCCTTATATCACAATTTACTCTTTATGGAAATTGTAGAAGAGGGCTTCGACCGAGTTATGATGAAGCGGCAGCACCCCTAGAAGCCAAGAAACTTTATGATCAAGTCGCTCAAAATCTGCGTGATCAGAATATAACCATTGCTGAAGGGGTTTTCGGAGCGATGATGCAAGTTGAATTGAGCAACGATGGTCCAGTGACGATTTTGCTTGATAGCAAGGAAAGGAGAAAAGCATGA
- the glmM gene encoding phosphoglucosamine mutase gives MEKLFGTFGIRRIVNEVLTPDFALKLAYSFGTYINREIVVVGRDARKHSEMIYDAVISGLLACGCQVIELGLTATPTLQWACRQWDAWGAMITASHNPPQWNGIKFMEKTGKGLDREKDVDVEKIFYSEKYHLVPWTDVPQKTIKRDVNDDYIRAIVAKVNLPLIQQSRFRIVVDCANGAPCLITPQLLSDLGCRVVSLNAHPDGRFPGRNPEPTPDNLTDLTTLITHASFHIGFAQDGDGDRLIVIRPNGEFVPGDYSVSLVANELASQNIPGPIVTTVATSSMLKDIAIKTGRGFLATAVGDLVVAKALQENKGIFGCEENGGMIFPDFVWGRDGAIAAARILHIMATKEKSLDDLLKELPQYFQIKMKKPVNPEKKEKILSEIDRLTSEEENRITIDGYKVFYPDGSWLLIRPSGTEPLLRIFAESRDAERAQAIVQKYIDIINSI, from the coding sequence ATGGAAAAGCTATTCGGAACTTTTGGTATTCGGCGAATTGTAAATGAAGTGCTCACACCGGATTTTGCATTAAAATTAGCTTACAGCTTCGGAACTTATATCAATCGAGAAATCGTTGTTGTGGGAAGAGATGCCCGAAAACACAGTGAAATGATCTATGATGCCGTTATTTCCGGCCTCCTTGCTTGTGGTTGCCAAGTGATTGAATTAGGGCTCACCGCTACTCCCACCCTTCAATGGGCTTGTCGACAATGGGATGCTTGGGGAGCAATGATTACTGCCAGCCATAACCCTCCTCAATGGAATGGCATTAAATTTATGGAAAAAACCGGTAAAGGTTTAGATCGCGAAAAGGATGTTGATGTAGAAAAAATTTTTTATTCTGAAAAATATCATTTGGTTCCCTGGACGGATGTTCCGCAAAAAACTATTAAACGAGATGTAAACGATGATTATATTCGAGCAATTGTTGCTAAAGTGAATCTCCCTCTAATCCAACAAAGCCGATTCCGAATTGTTGTTGACTGTGCAAACGGTGCGCCATGTTTGATTACCCCTCAGTTATTAAGCGATCTTGGCTGCCGAGTTGTAAGTCTCAATGCCCATCCAGATGGTCGCTTTCCAGGGAGAAATCCTGAGCCTACTCCCGATAATTTAACCGATCTTACCACTCTTATTACCCATGCATCCTTTCATATCGGTTTTGCTCAGGATGGAGACGGTGATCGCTTAATTGTGATTCGACCGAATGGCGAATTTGTTCCAGGTGACTATAGTGTAAGTTTGGTTGCCAATGAATTAGCCTCGCAGAATATCCCCGGCCCAATTGTAACAACCGTTGCGACCTCCAGTATGTTAAAGGATATTGCTATAAAAACCGGAAGGGGATTTCTTGCCACCGCTGTCGGTGACCTAGTGGTAGCCAAAGCTTTACAAGAAAATAAGGGGATTTTTGGTTGTGAAGAGAACGGAGGAATGATCTTTCCAGACTTTGTTTGGGGAAGAGACGGCGCTATAGCAGCAGCCCGAATCCTTCACATCATGGCAACCAAAGAAAAATCTCTTGATGACCTTCTGAAAGAACTTCCTCAATATTTCCAGATTAAAATGAAAAAGCCTGTTAATCCTGAGAAAAAAGAGAAAATATTGAGTGAAATAGATCGATTAACTTCGGAAGAAGAAAATCGGATTACGATTGATGGATACAAAGTTTTTTATCCCGACGGTTCTTGGCTTTTAATCCGACCTTCAGGTACCGAACCTCTCCTTCGTATCTTTGCTGAATCTCGAGATGCCGAAAGAGCTCAAGCTATTGTTCAAAAATATATAGATATCATTAATTCAATTTAA
- a CDS encoding GAF domain-containing protein — protein MKEELDAISQISQLIISDKGFEDVLRLMVNITAQVMKSNICSLMLLDEKKKVLEIKATQSVSEAYNKKPPIKLGEGVAGKVALEKKPMIIADVRNDPYYRNKEIAENEGLCSLVSLPLMVRGRIVGVLNLYTSEPRDFHEDDIKTLTTIANQAAVVIENYRLLMESEFVKEELETRKKIERAKGFLMAEYNINEEEAYRRIQRYSMNKQKSMKDVAEAVILAWEMKKKI, from the coding sequence ATGAAAGAAGAACTTGATGCCATATCGCAAATAAGTCAATTAATAATATCAGATAAGGGATTTGAAGATGTTCTACGGCTTATGGTGAATATCACTGCTCAGGTGATGAAATCCAATATCTGTTCGCTTATGCTGCTAGATGAAAAGAAAAAAGTTTTAGAAATTAAAGCAACTCAGTCGGTGAGCGAAGCTTATAATAAAAAGCCGCCGATCAAATTGGGAGAAGGGGTAGCTGGAAAAGTTGCTTTAGAAAAAAAACCGATGATAATAGCGGACGTGCGCAATGACCCTTATTACCGAAATAAAGAAATTGCTGAAAATGAGGGCCTTTGCTCCTTGGTAAGCCTCCCCTTAATGGTCAGGGGGAGAATAGTTGGTGTGCTTAATCTCTATACCTCAGAACCACGAGATTTTCATGAAGACGATATCAAAACCTTAACAACCATTGCCAACCAAGCAGCCGTCGTTATAGAAAATTATCGTTTGCTCATGGAAAGCGAATTTGTCAAAGAAGAATTAGAGACACGGAAAAAGATTGAAAGAGCAAAGGGATTTTTAATGGCTGAATATAATATCAATGAAGAGGAAGCTTACCGAAGGATTCAGAGATACAGTATGAATAAACAGAAGAGCATGAAAGATGTTGCTGAAGCAGTAATTCTTGCTTGGGAAATGAAAAAAAAGATATGA
- a CDS encoding indolepyruvate oxidoreductase subunit beta translates to MKFGGIVIVGVGGTGVLKASEILSRFLLIQGFDVRQSEVHGMAQRGGSVITQLKYGEKVYSPLLGKGEAQYMIATEEVEALRYGEFLSSDATIIINSWRLNPLGTKPEPYTGLSARLYREKGIQVYEVNANSVAESLQNSRVANSVLIGAFSKIFNADNENIWEDVVRETFPQKFFDINMRAFLKGRELVTI, encoded by the coding sequence ATGAAATTTGGTGGTATTGTTATTGTCGGTGTGGGTGGAACCGGTGTTTTAAAAGCAAGTGAAATACTATCGAGATTCCTCCTTATTCAGGGATTTGATGTTCGTCAATCAGAAGTTCATGGAATGGCTCAACGCGGTGGATCAGTGATAACTCAACTCAAATATGGTGAAAAAGTGTATTCCCCTTTGTTAGGGAAGGGCGAAGCTCAATATATGATTGCCACTGAAGAAGTTGAAGCGCTTCGATATGGTGAATTTCTTTCTTCTGATGCAACTATCATCATTAATTCCTGGAGGCTGAACCCATTGGGTACCAAGCCAGAACCTTATACCGGCTTATCCGCTCGTTTATATAGGGAAAAAGGTATTCAAGTGTATGAAGTGAATGCTAATTCGGTAGCTGAATCCCTGCAGAATTCAAGAGTTGCAAATTCAGTATTGATTGGTGCTTTTAGTAAAATATTTAATGCCGATAATGAAAATATATGGGAAGATGTTGTCAGGGAAACATTTCCTCAGAAGTTTTTTGATATCAATATGAGGGCCTTCTTAAAAGGGAGAGAATTGGTTACTATCTAA
- a CDS encoding metal ABC transporter permease: MQRALLAGILIGSLCAVIGVYVVLKGMSFMGAGISHAAFGGVAIGFLLQIDPVLSSIIFCVASGLGIAYISKKSRIKEDTTIGIFFASTMALGILIFGLLKGVNVDLFGYLFGNILSVTLNDLYLALLVEGVVFFFVLYYYKELLLLVLDQEMAEVSGIPVSIIYYLLVSFISLTIVISIKVVGIVLVSALLIIPSAAALQITDNFKKALITAIVFGVASSGGGLILSYFLDTPSGATIVLVATIIFLVTSIFSSKKKG; this comes from the coding sequence ATGCAACGTGCTTTATTGGCAGGAATATTAATTGGTTCGCTCTGTGCTGTAATTGGAGTTTATGTTGTTTTAAAAGGAATGTCCTTTATGGGAGCTGGTATCTCACATGCTGCCTTTGGAGGAGTAGCCATCGGTTTTCTTCTTCAAATTGATCCGGTATTATCCTCAATTATCTTTTGTGTTGCTTCTGGTTTAGGAATTGCATATATCTCAAAAAAAAGTCGCATAAAAGAAGATACAACGATTGGAATTTTTTTTGCTAGCACAATGGCGCTTGGAATATTGATTTTCGGTCTCCTGAAAGGCGTAAATGTTGACCTATTCGGGTATTTATTTGGCAATATATTATCAGTGACTTTGAACGACCTTTATCTTGCACTTCTTGTCGAAGGGGTTGTTTTCTTCTTTGTTCTTTATTATTATAAAGAGCTCTTACTCTTGGTATTAGATCAAGAAATGGCAGAAGTAAGCGGAATTCCTGTATCGATAATATATTACTTACTGGTTAGCTTTATTTCTCTCACGATTGTCATTTCAATAAAAGTAGTTGGAATCGTTTTGGTTTCGGCTTTGCTCATCATCCCTTCAGCTGCAGCTTTACAAATCACTGATAATTTTAAAAAAGCCTTAATAACTGCTATTGTCTTTGGAGTTGCTTCGTCAGGAGGAGGACTTATCCTCTCCTATTTTTTAGACACACCATCAGGAGCAACCATAGTTCTCGTTGCAACGATTATTTTTTTGGTAACCTCTATCTTTTCATCAAAAAAGAAAGGTTAA
- a CDS encoding metal ABC transporter ATP-binding protein yields MDRNQTSFLYDIEFMSVSFSYPDLEVLEDVSLQVKKGEFLAVIGPNGAGKTTLLKLILGLLKPTSGKVLVFGKNINEHPSIRKQIGYVPQMSKIDYSFPINVEDFVLTGRYATIGPGRLPHKYDRLAVNETLEKTGLQSLRRKQIGKLSGGQRQRIMIARALINNPDMLILDEPTTAVDPKNSESLYELLLTLHQQRITILTVSHDIGVIAQYVDTIACVNRKVFVHDRPEKGITDETLTEMYGREAAFFHHGIVPHIVVRKSSPVHYCAGETTEDVENQHKT; encoded by the coding sequence ATGGATAGGAACCAAACGAGTTTTTTATATGATATAGAATTCATGTCTGTTTCATTTTCTTACCCAGATTTGGAAGTTTTAGAAGATGTTTCTCTTCAGGTTAAAAAAGGAGAATTTCTTGCCGTTATTGGACCAAATGGAGCAGGAAAAACGACATTGCTAAAACTCATTTTAGGTCTCTTAAAACCAACTTCCGGTAAGGTGTTGGTTTTTGGGAAAAATATCAACGAACATCCCAGCATCCGAAAACAAATAGGTTATGTTCCACAAATGAGTAAAATAGACTACTCCTTCCCCATCAACGTTGAAGATTTTGTATTAACCGGCAGGTACGCGACCATTGGTCCTGGACGCCTCCCGCATAAATACGATCGCTTAGCAGTGAATGAAACTTTGGAAAAGACTGGCCTTCAATCCTTACGCAGAAAGCAAATAGGCAAATTATCTGGTGGTCAGCGACAAAGAATAATGATCGCTCGGGCTTTAATAAATAATCCTGACATGTTAATTCTCGATGAACCAACCACCGCTGTTGACCCAAAAAACAGCGAAAGTTTGTATGAACTCCTTCTCACTCTACATCAACAAAGGATTACTATCCTCACAGTTTCCCACGACATTGGTGTCATTGCCCAATATGTCGATACTATCGCCTGCGTCAATCGAAAGGTATTTGTCCATGATCGACCAGAAAAGGGGATAACCGATGAAACCTTAACAGAAATGTACGGTCGCGAAGCAGCTTTCTTCCATCATGGAATTGTTCCTCATATTGTTGTTCGAAAATCTTCACCGGTTCATTATTGCGCAGGAGAAACCACAGAAGACGTTGAAAATCAGCATAAAACCTAA
- a CDS encoding RelA/SpoT family protein produces MLRNEEEINSIFSKAITLESLQEKIDSYNPNGDRELIKKAYDYSLAAHTGQSRLSGEPYIIHPLSVAHIVADLRMDDSTIAAALLHDVLEDTKSTEIQVGEIFGKEITLLVKGVSKLNVGFHFTSKEEEQIENYRRLFVAMAEDIRVIIIKLADRLHNMRTLKFQYRDKKELIARETLEIFAPIAHRLGIGMIQTELENLSLYFLDPESYCNIQQGIEKIRDHREKQIQEATEKLSQRIQQANLVVEIQSRLKNIYSIYLKINRQNVSLEDLHDLIALRVITNTVEECYAVLGLIHSLWVPVAGRFKDYIALPKSNMYQSLHTTVIGPGGVPMEIQIRTKEMHHVAEYGIAAHWRYKEGKSADSADAFNERMAWLRQILEWQQDLRTTHEFVESLKIDLFDDEVYVFTPKGDLKKLPKGSSPIDFAYLIHTEVGNNCIGARVNKQIVPLDYELKSGDIVEIISSRSSSGPSLDWLRIAKTPAARNKIRAFLRRKNRETNRERGKLFMERELEKFSLTPEEQNLVNAKITEFMEANNYKTIEDLHVIIGEGRLTIHQFIGKVVPFDIRKRFQTRRKADTKKTAQTSGDGVIIQGATGLAVKLARCCTPIPGDKIVGYVTLGKGITIHRLDCHNLVRLTQDEERLVEAEWDENYGRFYDAGLVVDALDRPKLLVDITNTVANYGVSIRSVHAHSMMNDARIYLVISVKNKVELDNLFREIKKVSNVRSVRRGGIFGLR; encoded by the coding sequence ATGCTTCGTAATGAGGAAGAAATAAATAGTATTTTTTCAAAAGCTATAACTCTTGAATCACTTCAAGAAAAAATTGATTCATATAACCCCAATGGCGACCGAGAACTGATAAAAAAAGCTTATGATTACTCATTAGCTGCTCACACCGGACAGAGTCGCCTTTCGGGCGAGCCCTATATAATTCATCCTTTATCAGTAGCTCACATTGTTGCCGACCTTCGAATGGATGACAGCACTATTGCCGCTGCTTTGCTTCACGATGTGTTGGAAGATACCAAATCGACAGAAATTCAAGTTGGTGAAATATTTGGAAAAGAAATAACTCTTTTAGTGAAAGGAGTAAGCAAGTTAAATGTTGGTTTTCATTTTACTTCCAAAGAGGAAGAACAAATAGAAAATTACAGACGTCTCTTTGTAGCAATGGCTGAAGATATTCGGGTCATTATTATAAAATTAGCTGATCGTCTTCACAACATGAGAACTTTAAAATTCCAATACCGGGACAAAAAGGAGTTGATAGCAAGAGAGACCTTGGAAATTTTTGCCCCAATCGCACATCGTCTTGGTATTGGTATGATTCAGACCGAATTGGAGAATTTAAGTCTTTATTTTCTTGATCCAGAATCTTACTGTAATATCCAACAAGGTATTGAAAAAATTAGAGATCACCGTGAAAAACAAATCCAGGAAGCGACAGAAAAGCTTTCTCAAAGGATTCAACAAGCCAATTTAGTTGTAGAAATCCAAAGCCGTTTGAAAAACATTTATAGTATTTATTTGAAAATCAATCGTCAAAATGTAAGCCTTGAAGATCTACATGATTTAATTGCTCTTCGAGTAATAACCAATACTGTTGAAGAGTGCTATGCAGTATTAGGACTGATACACTCTCTTTGGGTGCCGGTTGCGGGAAGGTTTAAAGATTATATTGCTCTCCCCAAATCGAATATGTACCAATCACTTCATACCACGGTAATCGGTCCTGGTGGAGTTCCAATGGAAATTCAAATCCGAACCAAAGAAATGCATCATGTTGCTGAATATGGAATTGCTGCCCATTGGAGGTACAAAGAAGGGAAATCCGCCGATTCGGCTGATGCCTTTAATGAACGCATGGCTTGGTTAAGGCAAATATTGGAATGGCAACAAGACCTGAGAACCACCCATGAATTTGTGGAAAGCCTCAAAATTGACCTTTTTGATGATGAAGTTTATGTTTTTACACCCAAGGGAGATTTAAAAAAACTTCCCAAAGGTTCAAGTCCAATCGATTTTGCATATTTAATTCATACTGAAGTGGGGAATAACTGCATTGGAGCGCGAGTGAATAAGCAGATTGTCCCACTGGATTATGAACTAAAAAGCGGAGACATTGTAGAAATTATTTCTTCCCGTTCCTCTTCTGGACCTAGCCTAGACTGGTTGAGAATAGCAAAAACTCCTGCGGCTCGAAATAAAATCCGAGCATTTCTGCGCAGAAAGAATCGAGAAACCAATCGAGAAAGAGGAAAATTATTTATGGAGAGAGAGCTGGAAAAGTTTTCGCTTACTCCAGAAGAACAAAACCTGGTGAATGCTAAAATTACCGAGTTTATGGAAGCAAATAACTATAAAACAATTGAGGATTTGCATGTTATAATCGGAGAAGGACGACTTACCATTCATCAATTTATTGGAAAAGTTGTTCCATTTGATATTCGAAAACGTTTTCAAACTCGAAGAAAAGCAGATACAAAAAAAACTGCTCAAACCAGTGGAGATGGGGTTATCATTCAAGGAGCGACTGGTTTGGCTGTTAAGTTAGCTCGTTGTTGTACTCCAATTCCTGGCGATAAAATTGTCGGTTATGTAACTCTGGGGAAAGGCATTACTATTCATCGACTTGATTGCCATAATTTAGTTAGATTGACCCAAGATGAAGAGCGTTTAGTGGAGGCAGAATGGGATGAAAATTATGGCCGCTTTTACGATGCTGGTTTGGTTGTTGATGCTTTGGATCGCCCAAAGCTTCTGGTGGATATTACCAATACAGTAGCCAATTATGGTGTAAGTATTCGATCAGTCCATGCTCATTCTATGATGAACGATGCTCGTATATATTTAGTAATATCGGTAAAAAATAAAGTTGAGCTTGATAATTTATTTCGTGAAATAAAAAAGGTTTCCAATGTTAGGAGTGTACGAAGAGGAGGAATATTTGGTTTACGGTGA
- a CDS encoding secondary thiamine-phosphate synthase enzyme YjbQ, whose amino-acid sequence MKSYRKELWFEISQRRSFTCITPTVRTYVEESRVKEGLLLCNTMHITASVFINDNETGLHNDFEKWLEKLAPEKPYNQYQHNGYEDNADAHLKRTIMGREVVIAITNGKLDLGPWEEIFYGEFDGKRRKRVLVKIIGE is encoded by the coding sequence ATGAAAAGCTATCGAAAGGAATTATGGTTTGAAATATCACAACGGAGAAGTTTTACTTGCATAACACCAACTGTCAGAACCTATGTTGAAGAAAGCCGAGTAAAAGAAGGATTACTCCTTTGTAATACGATGCATATTACCGCGAGTGTTTTTATTAATGATAATGAGACTGGTTTACATAATGATTTTGAAAAGTGGTTGGAAAAATTGGCTCCAGAAAAACCCTATAATCAATACCAACACAATGGTTATGAAGATAATGCTGATGCTCATTTGAAGAGAACCATAATGGGGAGAGAAGTTGTGATTGCAATAACGAATGGAAAATTGGATTTAGGACCATGGGAGGAAATTTTCTATGGTGAGTTTGATGGGAAAAGAAGAAAGAGAGTTCTAGTAAAAATTATTGGAGAATAA